From Rhizobium favelukesii, the proteins below share one genomic window:
- a CDS encoding CHAD domain-containing protein yields the protein MPFRIRPDHSFTAEFRKAAGGQLSHAIHTLAERPDGKHEAIHAFRKNLKRLRSLYRLVASEVPEFCERENARLRDVAKSLSAIRDATALIETAAYLKENARDAKEAKALGHIVAALESRRDHMADAEADIDRKLTETPEVLRDAIAAVGEVHFNGGPRRTARLVAKGWRKTTLKARKAIEHCQAEASAETFHTLRKRAQDYRAYQRLLRPLWPTAMKAKYEVTSSLIDLLGHIHDLDVLCALVEAEPQHFSNADDLAHLLDAIIFRQQEDRHAALERAEDVFADDAQEEADRIELLWRAQVS from the coding sequence ATGCCCTTTCGCATACGGCCTGACCACAGTTTCACTGCAGAGTTCAGGAAGGCCGCTGGCGGCCAGCTCTCTCATGCGATCCACACGCTTGCAGAGAGGCCTGACGGCAAGCACGAGGCGATCCACGCCTTTCGCAAGAACCTGAAGCGCCTGCGCTCCCTTTACCGCCTCGTGGCCAGCGAAGTGCCGGAGTTTTGCGAGCGCGAGAACGCTCGGCTTCGTGATGTGGCGAAGTCCCTGTCGGCGATCCGAGACGCGACAGCGCTGATCGAGACCGCCGCCTACCTCAAGGAAAACGCCCGCGACGCCAAAGAGGCAAAAGCACTTGGCCACATTGTCGCGGCACTGGAAAGCCGGCGCGACCACATGGCCGATGCCGAGGCGGATATCGACAGGAAGCTCACCGAAACGCCGGAGGTGCTGAGGGACGCCATTGCAGCGGTGGGGGAGGTCCACTTCAACGGCGGCCCGCGTCGGACTGCACGGCTTGTCGCCAAGGGCTGGCGCAAGACGACGTTGAAGGCGAGGAAAGCCATCGAGCATTGCCAGGCCGAAGCCTCGGCGGAAACCTTTCACACATTGCGCAAACGGGCACAGGACTACCGGGCATACCAACGGCTGCTTCGACCGCTCTGGCCAACGGCGATGAAGGCGAAATACGAGGTGACGAGCAGCCTGATCGATCTGCTCGGCCATATTCACGACCTCGACGTGCTCTGCGCACTGGTGGAGGCCGAGCCGCAACATTTTTCAAATGCCGACGACCTCGCACATCTGCTGGATGCGATCATCTTCCGCCAGCAGGAGGACCGACATGCGGCGTTGGAACGGGCAGAGGACGTCTTCGCCGATGATGCGCAAGAGGAAGCGGATCGGATCGAGTTGCTGTGGCGGGCTCAGGTGAGCTGA
- a CDS encoding rhodanese-related sulfurtransferase, with translation MTDTLTQPTSATSPFLVAALYHFVSVPRFDSLREPLQALCEENGVKGTLLLAHEGINGTLAGPDAGIQTVLAYLRAQPEFSALEHKESRASKMPFVRMKVKLKKEIVTMGVENIDPNKVVGTYVAPQDWNALISDPDTIVIDTRNDYETAIGIFRGAVDPKTKTFREFPDWVRDNTGLHNKPKIAMYCTGGIRCEKATAFMKEQGFDEVYHLKGGILKYLEEIPQEESLWDGACFVFDERVSVEHGLKEGEHRLCHACRNPITAEEITSPYHEEGVSCSNCYHTRSEDDRLRYRQRQHQIALAKKRGQKHIGG, from the coding sequence ATGACAGACACGCTCACACAACCGACGTCTGCGACGAGCCCCTTCCTCGTTGCGGCTCTCTACCATTTCGTTTCGGTGCCGCGCTTCGACAGCCTGCGCGAGCCGCTGCAGGCGCTTTGCGAAGAAAATGGCGTGAAGGGTACGCTGCTTCTGGCGCATGAGGGGATCAACGGTACGCTCGCCGGCCCGGATGCGGGCATTCAGACGGTGCTTGCCTATCTGCGTGCCCAGCCGGAATTTTCCGCGCTCGAGCACAAGGAAAGCCGCGCATCGAAGATGCCCTTCGTTCGCATGAAGGTGAAGCTCAAGAAAGAGATCGTCACCATGGGCGTCGAAAACATCGACCCCAACAAGGTGGTCGGCACCTATGTGGCACCGCAGGACTGGAATGCTCTGATCTCCGATCCGGACACGATCGTCATCGATACGCGCAACGACTACGAGACGGCGATCGGTATCTTCCGTGGCGCTGTTGACCCGAAGACGAAGACCTTCCGTGAATTTCCCGACTGGGTGCGCGACAATACCGGCCTGCACAACAAGCCCAAAATCGCCATGTATTGCACCGGCGGCATCCGCTGCGAGAAGGCAACCGCCTTCATGAAGGAGCAGGGTTTCGACGAGGTCTACCATCTCAAGGGCGGCATTCTGAAATATCTCGAGGAAATCCCGCAGGAAGAAAGCCTCTGGGACGGCGCCTGCTTCGTCTTCGACGAACGCGTGTCGGTCGAGCACGGCCTGAAGGAAGGCGAACATAGGCTCTGCCACGCCTGCCGCAATCCGATCACGGCCGAGGAGATCACCTCACCTTACCATGAGGAAGGCGTCTCCTGCAGCAACTGCTACCACACGCGCAGCGAAGACGACCGCCTGCGCTACCGCCAGCGGCAGCACCAGATTGCGCTCGCCAAGAAGCGCGGGCAGAAGCACATCGGAGGCTAG
- a CDS encoding IS630 family transposase (programmed frameshift) yields MGKSHSVDLRQRVVSMVASGQSRRAAARHFAISDSSAIKLLQRRERTGLITPARQGRPPGAGKLSAFRDFLVAQVEGKPDITMPELARRLEDEHGLVIPPSSLSRFLITQGYTYKKTIMASERARADIRKDRDVWISKRQPRMRFEPHRLVFLDETSVNTKMVRLRGRSPRGERLITDAPFGHWGTQTFIAGLRCFGLTAPWIIDRPMNREIFDTYIETQLAPTLEPGNVVILDNLRVHKSDKAKACLKEVGAWLLFLPSYSPDLNPIEMAFAKIKAHLRAAAARTFDALSNALGSICNLFNSQECRNYFTAAGYGFD; encoded by the exons ATGGGTAAATCTCATTCTGTTGATCTTCGTCAGCGTGTTGTTTCCATGGTCGCTAGCGGCCAATCACGGCGAGCCGCTGCCCGTCATTTCGCAATCAGCGACAGCAGTGCGATCAAGCTGCTGCAACGCCGGGAGCGGACTGGGCTGATAACCCCCGCGCGTCAAGGAAGGCCACCAGGTGCAGGGAAACTGTCGGCGTTTCGCGATTTCCTGGTCGCACAGGTCGAAGGCAAACCGGATATCACCATGCCAGAGCTTGCCCGTCGCCTTGAGGATGAACATGGATTGGTTATTCCACCATCGTCCCTGTCGCGGTTTTTGATAACGCAGGGATACACATATAAAAAAACA ATAATGGCGTCGGAACGCGCTCGCGCTGATATCCGAAAGGATCGTGATGTCTGGATTTCGAAACGCCAACCCCGGATGCGATTTGAACCGCATCGACTTGTTTTCTTGGACGAAACCTCGGTGAACACAAAGATGGTGAGACTGCGTGGGCGCTCCCCGCGCGGCGAGCGTCTCATCACGGATGCGCCCTTTGGCCACTGGGGGACACAGACATTCATTGCAGGCTTGCGCTGTTTCGGTCTTACTGCGCCCTGGATTATTGACAGGCCGATGAACCGGGAAATCTTCGACACCTACATCGAGACCCAGCTTGCGCCGACACTCGAACCAGGCAATGTCGTCATCCTGGATAATCTTCGCGTTCACAAGAGCGATAAAGCCAAAGCCTGCCTCAAGGAAGTTGGTGCGTGGCTCCTGTTTCTGCCGTCTTATTCGCCAGATTTGAACCCGATCGAAATGGCCTTCGCCAAAATTAAGGCCCATCTCCGAGCCGCCGCCGCTCGCACGTTTGACGCACTCTCAAATGCGCTCGGATCCATCTGCAACCTCTTCAACAGCCAAGAATGTCGAAACTATTTTACAGCCGCAGGCTATGGGTTCGATTAA
- a CDS encoding putative bifunctional diguanylate cyclase/phosphodiesterase — protein MQAIFGGSKKVSGFGRHATVAGVLFSFAIVVAIVTVMVLSALERVADRSNVLDDERSRETMSGALKTFEMQLSATLNDYAAWDDAAANVYAADGMAWTISNYGEMSVNSSLFDMAIVIDDEKKPIMVYREGKPMDGALDDFFSPSLWTLFDKVKAAGPQDNPEATGFVGTKAGIAVVGVALIREKSGALDVSAGKHRYLIFARHLSADKVAELGATYVIDGLKLVAPDFQAPYSVAIADAQAVTLGKLVWVSRAPGDIGYGEVRPMVVKALGLVGLFFVVLLIIGWLALRRLKAEEINAREEANRDRLSGLLNRDGLGSAIDVFVAEAAQTRRNVLILYLDLDGFKEVNDAYGHGTGDQLIRAVAAGLNVLIPEGAVLARIGGDEFAIAFVSESEHAVALQLSEQILDFLAEPLEIGRRVVVIGASIGIAMSEGGTIDREELVRRADLAMYKAKEAGRARMTLYDPAMDADRGERNALELDLRMAIEGGDLQIAYQPLIDAPTHQMTGVEALVRWNRPGHGPVSPETFIPIAETSGLIEALGLFVLRKACETAKQWPELRISVNVSPGQFRNPAFADYVRYVLKQTEIEAKRVTLEVTEGYMIQNPQRTRQAIERLKALGVKVALDDFGSGFSSIGYLRQFGFDRIKIDRSLVMDILESDSQREMLQATVALARSLDIPVTAEGIETEEQAIAVRLFGCDTLQGYFFGRPMPADQITERLMQARAAKVTTRRPNAA, from the coding sequence ATGCAGGCAATTTTCGGGGGCAGCAAAAAAGTTTCGGGCTTCGGTCGTCATGCGACCGTCGCCGGCGTGCTTTTTTCCTTTGCAATTGTCGTCGCGATCGTCACCGTCATGGTGCTGAGTGCGCTCGAACGCGTTGCAGACCGATCGAATGTGCTGGACGACGAGCGCTCGCGGGAAACCATGTCCGGCGCGCTCAAGACCTTCGAAATGCAATTGAGCGCGACGCTCAACGACTACGCAGCCTGGGATGATGCCGCAGCGAACGTCTATGCGGCCGATGGCATGGCCTGGACGATCAGCAACTACGGCGAGATGTCGGTCAACAGTTCTCTCTTCGACATGGCGATCGTGATCGATGACGAGAAGAAGCCGATCATGGTTTATCGGGAAGGCAAACCGATGGACGGCGCGCTGGATGATTTCTTCTCCCCGTCGCTCTGGACGCTCTTCGACAAAGTGAAGGCGGCGGGGCCGCAGGATAATCCCGAGGCGACGGGCTTCGTTGGCACGAAGGCCGGTATAGCAGTCGTCGGTGTGGCGCTGATACGCGAGAAATCCGGTGCGCTCGACGTCTCGGCAGGAAAGCATCGCTATCTCATCTTTGCGCGACATCTCAGCGCCGACAAAGTTGCCGAGCTTGGCGCGACCTATGTTATCGACGGGTTGAAGCTGGTCGCTCCGGATTTCCAAGCTCCCTATTCGGTGGCGATCGCGGACGCGCAAGCGGTCACTCTCGGCAAGCTCGTCTGGGTGTCGCGGGCGCCCGGCGATATCGGCTACGGCGAAGTTCGCCCGATGGTCGTCAAGGCGCTTGGACTTGTTGGCCTGTTCTTCGTCGTTCTGCTCATCATTGGCTGGTTGGCGCTGCGGCGCCTCAAGGCAGAAGAAATCAACGCCCGGGAGGAAGCAAACCGCGATCGGCTGAGCGGCCTGCTGAACCGCGATGGGCTTGGATCCGCCATCGACGTCTTCGTTGCCGAAGCGGCGCAAACACGCCGCAACGTGCTCATCCTTTATCTCGATCTCGACGGCTTCAAGGAAGTCAATGACGCTTATGGCCATGGCACCGGCGACCAGCTGATCCGCGCGGTCGCCGCCGGTCTCAACGTGCTTATTCCGGAGGGCGCCGTTCTCGCACGTATCGGCGGCGATGAATTCGCCATCGCCTTTGTCTCCGAAAGCGAGCACGCCGTTGCCCTGCAGCTATCCGAGCAGATACTGGACTTCCTGGCAGAGCCGCTGGAGATTGGCCGACGCGTCGTCGTCATTGGCGCGAGCATCGGTATTGCCATGTCGGAAGGCGGCACGATCGATCGCGAAGAGCTGGTGCGTCGGGCCGATCTTGCCATGTACAAGGCCAAGGAAGCTGGCCGTGCACGCATGACGCTTTACGATCCGGCGATGGACGCAGACCGCGGAGAGCGCAATGCGCTGGAACTCGATTTGCGGATGGCGATCGAAGGCGGCGACCTGCAGATTGCCTATCAGCCGCTGATCGATGCGCCGACCCATCAAATGACCGGTGTCGAAGCATTGGTGCGATGGAACCGCCCGGGACACGGCCCGGTCTCGCCCGAAACATTTATTCCCATCGCGGAAACCAGCGGGCTTATCGAGGCGCTGGGGCTTTTCGTTCTGCGCAAGGCCTGCGAAACCGCCAAGCAATGGCCGGAACTGCGTATCTCGGTGAATGTTTCTCCCGGGCAGTTCCGCAACCCGGCCTTTGCCGACTATGTCCGTTACGTGCTGAAGCAGACTGAGATCGAGGCCAAACGTGTGACGCTTGAAGTCACCGAAGGCTATATGATCCAGAACCCACAGCGAACCCGGCAGGCGATCGAGCGGTTGAAGGCGCTGGGCGTCAAGGTTGCGCTCGATGATTTCGGCTCGGGCTTTTCCTCCATCGGCTATTTGCGCCAGTTCGGCTTCGATCGCATCAAGATCGACCGCTCGTTGGTCATGGATATCCTCGAAAGCGATAGTCAGCGCGAAATGCTGCAGGCGACAGTGGCGCTTGCCCGCTCGCTCGACATTCCGGTCACCGCCGAGGGCATCGAGACCGAGGAGCAGGCCATTGCGGTGCGGCTCTTCGGCTGCGATACGCTACAGGGTTACTTCTTTGGTCGGCCGATGCCGGCCGATCAGATCACCGAGCGGCTGATGCAGGCGCGCGCGGCGAAGGTCACCACCCGCCGCCCCAATGCCGCCTGA
- a CDS encoding NADPH-dependent FMN reductase — MEKPLVLYALCGSQRKASTNRRLLEALRDNAPVAVCVEICEMIGELPIFNPDREGENTPALVEEFAAKVRACDGIIVACPEYAHGLPGGLKNALDWLVSRDEVPFKPVMIAHASHRGDFALEQLTEVLKTMSFDVVNDAVLRISLLGKSEDAQASVLAESVENRRLLSALAKFCAAINRTRIWPDRSSHW; from the coding sequence ATGGAAAAGCCGCTTGTCCTTTATGCGCTCTGCGGCAGCCAGCGAAAGGCTTCGACCAATCGCCGGCTGCTCGAAGCGCTGCGGGACAATGCGCCCGTGGCCGTCTGCGTCGAGATCTGCGAGATGATTGGCGAACTGCCGATCTTCAACCCGGATCGTGAGGGCGAGAATACGCCTGCGCTCGTCGAAGAGTTTGCGGCTAAAGTCCGAGCGTGCGACGGCATCATCGTCGCCTGTCCGGAATACGCCCATGGCCTCCCGGGCGGGTTGAAGAACGCGTTGGATTGGCTGGTCTCCCGCGACGAGGTGCCCTTCAAGCCCGTGATGATCGCGCATGCCTCGCATCGCGGTGATTTCGCGCTGGAACAGCTGACTGAGGTCCTGAAGACGATGTCCTTCGACGTGGTCAATGACGCCGTTTTGCGGATTTCGTTGCTCGGCAAATCGGAGGACGCGCAGGCATCTGTCCTCGCAGAGAGCGTGGAAAACCGCCGGCTCTTATCAGCGCTTGCAAAATTCTGCGCTGCAATCAATCGAACCAGGATCTGGCCGGATCGCTCAAGTCATTGGTAA
- a CDS encoding GH1 family beta-glucosidase encodes MIDPKTLAARLPGDFTFGVATAAFQIEGASKTDGRKPSIWDAFCNMPGRVYNRDNGDVACDHYNRLDQDLDLIKSIGVEAYRFSIAWPRIIPDGSGPVNEAGLDFYDRLVDGCKARGIKTFATLYHWDLPLLLAGDGGWTARSTAYAYQRYAKTVMARLGDRLDSVATFNEPWCIVWLSHLYGIHAPGERNMQAALHAMHHMNLAHGLGVEAIRAVAPNVPVGLVLNASSVIPGSESAADKAAGERAHQFHNGAFFDPVFKGGYPKEFLEALGDRMPVVEDADLRIINQKLDWWGLNYYTPLRVADDPAKNGDFPWTIEAPRVSDVKTDIGWEVYAPGLKNVVEDLYRRYELPECYITENGACYNMDVVNGEVDDQPRLDYYSDHLDVVADLIKDGYPMRGYFAWSLMDNFEWAEGYRMRFGLVHVDYHTQVRTVKKSGEWYSELAAQFPKGNHKVS; translated from the coding sequence ATGATCGATCCGAAGACCCTTGCTGCCCGCTTGCCTGGCGATTTCACCTTTGGCGTCGCGACGGCGGCGTTCCAAATTGAAGGTGCTTCGAAGACGGATGGCCGCAAGCCCTCCATCTGGGATGCCTTCTGCAACATGCCGGGCCGCGTCTACAATCGCGACAATGGCGACGTTGCCTGCGATCACTACAATCGCCTCGATCAGGATCTCGATCTCATCAAGTCCATCGGCGTCGAAGCCTATCGCTTCTCGATCGCCTGGCCGCGCATCATCCCGGATGGTAGCGGCCCGGTGAACGAGGCTGGCCTGGATTTCTACGATCGCCTCGTCGATGGCTGCAAAGCCCGGGGCATCAAGACTTTCGCAACGCTCTATCACTGGGATCTGCCGCTGCTTCTGGCCGGCGATGGCGGCTGGACGGCGCGCTCGACGGCCTATGCCTACCAGCGCTACGCCAAGACCGTGATGGCCCGCCTCGGCGACCGTCTCGACAGCGTCGCGACCTTCAATGAGCCGTGGTGCATCGTCTGGCTCAGCCACCTCTACGGCATTCATGCGCCGGGTGAGCGCAACATGCAGGCGGCACTCCACGCCATGCACCACATGAACCTTGCCCACGGCCTCGGCGTCGAGGCCATTCGCGCGGTAGCGCCGAATGTTCCCGTCGGCCTCGTGCTCAATGCTTCGTCGGTCATTCCGGGTTCCGAGAGCGCAGCCGACAAGGCCGCGGGCGAACGCGCGCACCAGTTCCACAACGGCGCTTTCTTCGATCCGGTCTTCAAGGGCGGATATCCGAAGGAATTCCTGGAGGCGCTTGGCGACCGCATGCCTGTTGTGGAAGACGCTGACCTCAGGATCATCAACCAGAAGCTCGACTGGTGGGGCCTCAACTACTACACGCCGCTGCGGGTTGCCGATGATCCGGCGAAGAACGGCGACTTCCCCTGGACAATCGAAGCGCCACGCGTCAGCGACGTGAAGACCGATATCGGCTGGGAGGTCTATGCGCCGGGCCTGAAGAACGTCGTCGAGGACCTCTACCGTCGCTACGAGCTGCCGGAGTGCTACATCACCGAGAACGGCGCCTGCTACAACATGGACGTCGTCAACGGTGAGGTCGATGACCAGCCGCGCCTCGACTACTACAGCGATCATCTTGATGTCGTCGCCGACCTGATCAAGGACGGCTATCCGATGCGCGGTTATTTCGCTTGGAGCCTGATGGACAATTTCGAGTGGGCCGAGGGTTATCGCATGCGCTTCGGGCTCGTGCATGTCGACTATCACACGCAGGTCCGCACGGTGAAGAAGAGCGGCGAGTGGTACAGCGAACTTGCGGCGCAGTTTCCCAAGGGCAACCACAAGGTCAGCTGA
- a CDS encoding acetylxylan esterase: protein MSIPVTHPFAFDPTYGMKLPDLQAIVPPEAPPGFDPFWQTRYKRAIATDPQPVLRISALTHPIWQVLDIVYTSTGGIRIGGWLLLPRDRPVRRGLVVGHGYGGRDAPDFDLPVEDAAVLFLCFRGLSLSPHPPIPPDASGHVLQEIDKPDDYIIGGCVDDLWLAVSTLLSLYPWLAGHIGYSGVSFGGGIGALAIPFDLRINRGHLVVPTFGDRERWLTLPTVGSADSVQTYQKTHGSVLEALRMFDAASAATRIKVPMLAAVALFDPAVAPPCQFAVANALSTSKYNEIFILDAGHFDYPGSTEQNALLREKVRHFFKVL, encoded by the coding sequence ATGAGCATTCCCGTGACACACCCATTTGCCTTCGACCCGACCTACGGCATGAAGCTCCCCGACCTTCAGGCGATCGTGCCACCGGAGGCGCCGCCCGGCTTCGACCCGTTTTGGCAGACCCGATACAAAAGGGCGATCGCGACGGACCCGCAGCCGGTGCTCCGGATCAGCGCGCTGACGCATCCCATTTGGCAGGTTCTCGACATCGTCTACACCTCGACCGGCGGGATCAGGATCGGCGGCTGGCTGCTTTTGCCGCGCGACCGGCCGGTGCGCCGCGGACTGGTGGTGGGTCATGGCTATGGTGGTCGCGACGCACCGGATTTCGATCTGCCCGTCGAAGACGCCGCGGTCCTCTTCCTCTGCTTTCGCGGCCTGTCGCTCAGCCCCCATCCGCCAATCCCGCCGGATGCATCGGGGCATGTTCTCCAGGAGATCGACAAGCCCGACGACTACATCATCGGCGGCTGCGTCGATGACCTCTGGCTTGCCGTTTCGACGCTTCTGTCGCTCTATCCATGGCTTGCCGGTCACATCGGCTATAGCGGCGTCAGTTTCGGGGGCGGCATCGGCGCCTTGGCGATACCATTCGATCTCCGCATCAATCGCGGCCACCTCGTCGTTCCAACCTTTGGCGACCGAGAGCGATGGCTGACACTGCCGACCGTCGGCAGCGCCGATTCCGTCCAGACCTACCAGAAGACTCATGGAAGCGTGCTCGAGGCCCTGCGCATGTTCGATGCGGCGAGTGCCGCAACCCGGATCAAGGTGCCGATGCTTGCTGCTGTCGCGCTGTTCGACCCTGCCGTCGCACCACCCTGCCAGTTTGCGGTGGCGAATGCTTTGTCGACATCAAAATATAATGAAATCTTCATCCTCGATGCCGGGCACTTCGACTATCCTGGTAGCACAGAACAGAATGCGCTTCTCCGTGAAAAGGTCCGGCATTTTTTCAAGGTGTTATGA
- a CDS encoding esterase family protein: protein MNREYLRWHSPRLHRDMELLVFGHAGAKVLMFPTREGRFWEYERLGLVESLAGKLEAGQLQLYCIEGLAAETFYGFDRHPAERIHRHAAFEDYILNEVLPLMASRNAHDCTIVHGCSLGAFQAASLVFHHPHLFRKLVAFSGRYDLTIKVESFGDLFDGYYDSSVYFHTPTHFLPGLDGGWQLEKLRQIEIVLTIGDADPFLDNNHYLSRLLSEKQVGHHLHVWEGRAHRAGAWRKMAALYI, encoded by the coding sequence ATGAACCGAGAATATTTGCGCTGGCATAGTCCGCGCTTGCATCGCGACATGGAACTGCTGGTGTTCGGCCATGCCGGCGCCAAGGTGTTGATGTTTCCCACGCGCGAGGGACGCTTCTGGGAATATGAAAGGCTCGGCCTTGTTGAAAGCCTTGCCGGCAAGCTGGAGGCTGGCCAGCTCCAGCTCTATTGCATCGAGGGGCTGGCCGCCGAGACCTTCTACGGCTTCGATCGGCATCCAGCTGAGCGCATTCACCGCCATGCAGCCTTCGAAGACTATATCCTGAATGAAGTCCTGCCGCTGATGGCTTCGAGGAATGCGCATGATTGCACCATCGTGCATGGCTGCAGCCTCGGCGCCTTCCAGGCCGCCAGTCTGGTCTTTCACCATCCGCATTTGTTTCGCAAACTCGTCGCCTTTTCCGGTCGCTACGATCTGACAATCAAGGTCGAATCCTTCGGCGATCTGTTCGACGGCTACTACGACAGTTCAGTCTATTTTCACACTCCGACGCACTTTCTGCCGGGGCTTGATGGCGGCTGGCAGCTGGAGAAGTTGCGCCAGATCGAGATCGTTCTGACGATCGGCGACGCCGATCCCTTCCTCGACAACAATCACTACCTCAGCCGTCTGCTTTCCGAAAAGCAGGTCGGCCACCATCTACACGTCTGGGAAGGGCGAGCCCATCGTGCCGGCGCCTGGCGGAAGATGGCAGCGCTTTATATCTGA
- a CDS encoding ABC-F family ATP-binding cassette domain-containing protein gives MPASITLSNLSWSTPDGRALLSNLDLSFGAERTGLVGRNGVGKTTLLKLVSGELPTQSGSIAFGGRLGFLRQAVQVEESATVADFFGASDALAILRRAEVGEATTEEIALADWTIEARIATALERIGLDAQPETLLASLSGGQRTRVSLAALIFSEPDFLILDEPTNNLDRDGRDAVIALLASWRAGAVVVSHDRELLETMDAIIEITALGARRYGGNWSAFRERKAIELAAAEHDLADAERRLADVVGSAQVTAQRQARSDRAGRKKAARGDMPRIVAGGLQRRAENTSGNKVRRGEKRREEAMQEASAARERIEILQLFSAQLASTGLPSGRDVLRLNGVTAGYQPGEPIVRNLSFGITGPDRVAIAGPNGSGKTTLLALISGTLQPWSGTVSVMTGFSLFDQSVSLLDRALSIRENFRNLNPRANENACRAALARFMFRADAALQQVSTLSGGQLLRAGLACVLGGAKPPPLLILDEPTNHLDIDSIAAVEAGLQAYDGALLVVSHDEVFLENIGVARRLQLPLGEEIIL, from the coding sequence ATGCCTGCATCCATTACCCTGTCCAATCTTTCGTGGTCCACGCCTGACGGGCGCGCGCTTCTTTCCAATCTCGACCTAAGTTTCGGCGCCGAACGAACTGGCCTCGTCGGCCGCAATGGCGTCGGAAAGACAACGCTTCTGAAGCTCGTCTCCGGTGAGTTGCCGACGCAATCCGGCAGCATTGCCTTCGGCGGGCGGCTCGGCTTCCTGCGCCAGGCGGTGCAGGTGGAGGAGAGTGCGACGGTTGCCGATTTCTTCGGGGCCAGCGATGCGCTGGCCATTCTGCGCCGTGCCGAGGTCGGCGAGGCGACTACCGAGGAGATCGCCTTGGCGGATTGGACCATCGAGGCACGCATAGCCACGGCACTGGAGCGTATCGGGCTCGACGCCCAGCCGGAAACCCTGCTTGCCTCGCTATCCGGCGGGCAGCGGACGCGCGTCAGTCTCGCTGCGCTTATCTTCTCCGAGCCCGATTTCCTCATCCTCGACGAGCCGACCAATAATCTCGATCGCGACGGGCGCGACGCTGTCATCGCATTGCTGGCCAGCTGGCGTGCCGGTGCTGTGGTCGTCAGCCACGATCGCGAACTGCTGGAGACCATGGATGCGATCATCGAGATCACCGCGCTCGGCGCACGGCGATACGGCGGAAACTGGAGCGCGTTCCGGGAGCGCAAGGCCATTGAACTGGCTGCCGCCGAGCACGATCTCGCAGACGCCGAAAGGCGCCTCGCCGATGTCGTCGGCAGCGCCCAGGTCACGGCGCAGCGGCAGGCACGCAGCGATCGCGCCGGGCGCAAGAAGGCGGCAAGGGGGGATATGCCCCGCATCGTCGCCGGCGGCCTCCAGCGGCGGGCGGAAAATACCAGCGGCAACAAGGTTCGCCGCGGCGAAAAGCGCCGCGAGGAAGCGATGCAGGAGGCGTCAGCGGCGCGGGAGCGGATCGAGATCCTTCAGCTCTTCTCGGCCCAGCTTGCGTCGACGGGACTGCCGTCGGGCCGGGACGTCCTGAGGCTGAATGGCGTCACCGCCGGCTATCAGCCAGGTGAGCCCATCGTCCGAAACCTCTCTTTCGGCATCACCGGTCCTGATCGCGTGGCGATCGCCGGGCCAAATGGCTCGGGCAAGACGACGCTGCTCGCGTTGATTTCAGGCACACTGCAGCCATGGTCCGGTACGGTATCCGTCATGACCGGCTTTTCGCTGTTCGATCAGAGCGTCAGCCTGCTCGATCGAGCGCTGTCGATCCGCGAGAATTTCCGCAATCTCAATCCGCGAGCGAACGAAAATGCCTGCCGTGCGGCGCTGGCGCGTTTCATGTTCCGGGCAGATGCCGCTCTGCAGCAGGTCTCGACGCTCTCCGGCGGGCAGCTGTTGCGTGCCGGCCTTGCCTGCGTGCTCGGCGGCGCAAAGCCGCCGCCGCTCCTGATCCTCGACGAGCCGACCAACCATCTCGACATCGATTCCATCGCTGCCGTGGAGGCCGGCTTGCAGGCCTACGACGGCGCGCTGCTTGTCGTCAGTCATGACGAGGTGTTTCTGGAGAATATCGGCGTTGCGAGACGGCTTCAGCTACCTCTTGGCGAAGAGATCATTCTGTAA